The sequence CGAGGTAGTAGGTGGCGAACGTCTTCGCAGCGTCGTCGCGCAGCGCGAACAGGCTCCGATACGGGCTGACGATGGTGCGGGTGCCGTAGTCGATGCTGCCGATCGGCAGACGTTCCTGCACCCAGTAGTGCGGGACGACCACCTCGACCCGGTCCGGTTCGGACAGTTCCGGGAGGTCGCCGTCGGCGTAGGTGAAGGTGTCACCGCCGTCGAACATGGTGCCGACTCCGTGCGCGTGGGGATCGAGCCCGCCGGCACTGGCCATCTGCAGCCGCCGGCCGCGGGGGAGTCGCGGTCGTGGCCGTCGTTCCCCGTCGACGTAGAGCGACTTTCCGCCGTCGGCCGGGGCCGGTGCGGCGAGCATCGACCGGCCGTTGACTCGCACGGACCGCCAGTCGGTGACCGGCACCGATCCGTCGAAGACTGGCGGGTTCGCGGGATCGATTGCCACGAACGAGGTAAAGGAGTCCGCCGGGCCGAGGCTGAGCGTCTCGTGGTGCCGGTAACGGCCGCCGGCGATCCAGACGACCGCGCGCTGGCCCACCTCGCGGCGGGCTCGGATCACCTGAATCGCTCCGTGCAGGTCGCCCACCGGATAGCCCTGCGACCCGTCGCCGTACCGTGACCCGCTCGGGTGGACGAACACTTCGATCCGGTGGGTGACCATTCCTCGACTCCAGTGGCGATCGGTGCGCAGCGGGCGCAGGTAAAGCTCTCGTCAGCGCGGGCTTCCCGCAGTGGTGGCCGTGGACCGGACGACGCCGAGCCGGGAGCGTGCGTCCTCGTCGAGCTCGGCGTGCGGGGGGCGCACTCCACCAGCCTCGATCCCCTGCCAGCGCAGCAGCTGCTTGATCGTCGCGACGTTGTACCGCCCACCGTGCTCGGCGCGGAGTGCTTCGACCGGTTCCACGAAGTCACGCACCAGGTCACGGAGCTGGCCGAGGTCACCGTCGGTGACCGCTCGGTGCACGGCGAGGGCGATGTCCGGGCGGGCGTTCGCGATACCAGACGTGAACGACGTCACGCCCAGCGCGCCGAAGGACGCCACTGCCGACTCCGCGAGCCCGTTGATCCAGGTGCATTGCTCGCCTGCCGGTCCGGCCAGCAGCGTGGCCAGCGTGTGCAGGTCGTTGCGGGCGTACTTGACGCCGACGACCGCCGGGAGCGCGGCCAGCTCGGCGAGGTGGGTTGGCTGCAGCCGGGTGGATCGCAGATAGAGGACGGTCGGCAGGGCCGAGGTCTGGGCCAGCTGCCGGTAGAAGGAGGTCAGGCTGTCCGGATCGCCGAACGGGTCTGCGGGTTCGTGCACCATAGCGGCGTGGTAGCCCAGCTCCCGGGCCGTCTCGATCTCGGACAGCATCGTCGGCATGCCGCCGCAGACTCCGGCGATTCGAGTGACCGGCTGGTCGACTGCCGCCACCGCCCTCAGCACCGCCAGTCGCTCATCCGGCCCGAGCTGCTGGACCTCCGCCGTGTTGCCGAGCGCCGTCAGCACCGGGACACCGGCCGCAGCGGCCCGAGCGGCGATAGCGGTGACGGTGTCCTCGTCGACCTGCGCGGTACCCTCGCGGTAAGCGGTGATGAGCACGGCGGTGACGCCGTCGAGGTCGGTAGTCACTGGTCTTTACCTGCTTCCGTGTCGATCTCGATCTCCGAGGAGGCCTGCCGCACCTGAGCGGTGAGACCGCC is a genomic window of Ruania zhangjianzhongii containing:
- a CDS encoding dihydrodipicolinate synthase family protein gives rise to the protein MTTDLDGVTAVLITAYREGTAQVDEDTVTAIAARAAAAGVPVLTALGNTAEVQQLGPDERLAVLRAVAAVDQPVTRIAGVCGGMPTMLSEIETARELGYHAAMVHEPADPFGDPDSLTSFYRQLAQTSALPTVLYLRSTRLQPTHLAELAALPAVVGVKYARNDLHTLATLLAGPAGEQCTWINGLAESAVASFGALGVTSFTSGIANARPDIALAVHRAVTDGDLGQLRDLVRDFVEPVEALRAEHGGRYNVATIKQLLRWQGIEAGGVRPPHAELDEDARSRLGVVRSTATTAGSPR